The Streptomyces rimosus genomic interval CATGAACCCCATGTCGGCCATCTGGTCGGCCTCATCCAGCACCGTGATGCCCACGTGGTTCAGCCGGCAGTTGCCACGGTCGATGAGGTCCTTGAGCCGGCCCGGGGTCGCGACGACGATCTCGGCCCCGCCCCGCAACACGCCGGCCTGCCTGCCGATCGACATGCCGCCCATCACCGTGGCCATCCGCAGATGGACGGAGCGGGCGTACGGAGTGAGCGCATCCGTCACCTGCTGCGCCAGCTCGCGTGTCGGTACGAGGATCAGCCCCAGCGGCTGTCGAGGCTCGGCACGCTGACCGGCGGTGCGGGCGAGCAGAGCGAGGCCGAAGGCGAGGGTCTTGCCGGAACCGGTACGCCCGCGGCCCAGGACGTCACGGCCCGCCAGGGAGTTCGGCAGCGTCGCGCCCTGGATCGGAAACGGGGTGCTCACGCCCTGCCTGCCGAGTTCGGCCAGGAGTTGCTCGGGCATGCCGAGATCGGCGAAGCTGTCAACGGCGGGCAGCCCGGCGGTGATCGTCCTGGGGAGCGCGAACTCGCCCTGCACCGCGGCGGGGCGGCGGCCATGACCGCCGGAACGGTTCGGCCCGCCGGAACGGCGCGGCGTCGAGCCGGAGCGGCCGGCGCCCTTTCCAGCGGCGGCACTGTGGGTGCGGTCAAAACGGTCGTTCGTGCGTGTGCGGTTCATGCGGAACCTTCCTCGATACGGCGCATATCAAGGAATCCCCGCAGCGATGAGCGGCATGGAGAATTTCAAGTATGGACCGATAGTAAAAATACACCTGTCCGATGGAGAGACGCGTGGGCGCAGGTGCTGAAACAGGTGACGCGTCGGGATGCGTAAAGCCCGGGCGTCGACTTCGGTATCGTCCTTCACGATGCCTATGCACCGCTGAACGGGGATCCGCGCGTGGCGGGGCTACGGATTCCTCTGCGTCGCCAGTCGCCCCGCCGATGATGCCGCTGCGGAAATCGCGTACAGCTGGGGCCCGCACCCCAAAGGATGCGGGCCCCAGCTGCGAAGTGTGCGTCAGTGTCAGGCCGGAACGATGTTCTCGGCCGTCGGGCCCTTCTGGCCCTGCGCGATGTCGAAGTTCACCTTCTGGCCTTCGAGCAGCTCACGGAAGCCCTGGGCGGCGATGTTCGAGTAGTGGGCGAACACGTCGGGGCCGCCACCGTCCTGCTCGATGAAGCCGAATCCCTTTTCCGAGTTGAACCACTTCACGGTGCCAGCAGCCATGTCATATCTCCTTTGGGGCAGTACATCGGGATCCGCACTGCGCGGACGCCGTGTCGCCGTAATGATTACCCCGCCCGGAAAATGACCGGAAATACAAAAACGCTCCCACCGGCTGGAGCCGAGTGAGGGCACTTGAAGTTCGGGAACCACAACTGCAACTGGGAACGACAGTAGCACGCCGCAACGGCCCTGTCGTTTGAATATTTCCACTCCGCTCACTGTGGCAGGAACTCTTACTAGGTGGCTCGTCAAACCCTAACTACGCGGCCCGTCAAACTCTCACTTCGCGGGTACAGATATTGGTCGACCTGGAGTGCAGCCTCCAGAAAAAAGCGAAGACTTCAGCCGCAAGCGGGGCTTGAAGGCTGTGCTGTCGATCGGCCCTCCGCTGGACCTCCACCACGCTGCGCTGCGCAAGCTCGCCACCAGCTGTCCGGGAACGAACGCTGCCTTCGAGGGTGCCTGCGTCCTCGAGGACCGCCTCCTGCGAGAGAGGTTGCCCTGTTTGAACCGCCGCGCCGGTCGCTGACCATATCTCTCCCTGAAAGAGATGAATGACCCGCTACCACCTCGTGCACGATGCCGAAGCCACCATGCTCCACGACAGCCACGACAGCCACGACAGCATCGTCAAAGACCGCAAGGTGTCCGCGACCGGCCTCGGCGTCCGCGCCCGGTTCGTGTACGCCCCCCAGGATGCACATCCGCCGCGACCTGGACACGCTACCTGTGGTGCGACTACAGCTACGCCCCTGCCCGCACATCCGGCGGGGGCGTTCGCACGACTCTCCCGTCCTCCTTGTTCCGTCCGGGGTTGTCAGTGCCCGCCGCTACGCTGGCTAATCCGTTCACTTGGGGGTGGCCATGGGAAAGCGGCAGCGTCGGCGCAAGCGCCGGCAGACCGGGAACAGCAAGCCGAACCAGCAGGTGCCCGGGCGGCGTCCGACCGCGGTGCCGGAACCGGTGGTGGCGCACTTCCCCGCGGACGGACCACCGCTGCTGGAGGTGACCGTTGCCGCCGGCACGCCCGAGGACGTACGCGCCCTGTGTCTCGCCTACTGGGAGTTCACCGAACCTGGCACCTGGGTACGGAACGTGTCCGCCATCGGTCCCACCAGCGTCGTCTACGGGACGGTGAAGCAGGCGTGCACGGCCTACCTCCTGACCGTCCAGTGCCCCGCCTGCGCCGGCCCAGTGACCGTCACCAGCCGCTCCGAGGTGGCCGCCACCGGGTTCTGGAAGGCCGGCACCATGCCGGAGGAACCGATGACTGCTCCCGGGCCGTGCGTCGACTGTGAGCGGGCGCAGCGAGTCGTACGCGCCCAGCAAGCCGCGGCAGAGAAGGCGAAGCTCGAAGAACGGCGTGAGCGGCGCCGCGCCAACGTCGGCGCTTGGCTCGCCGGGCATCGCGACCACGCGTGCTGGCAGGAGATGCCGAGCCTGACGGGCACGCTCGTGCTCCTGGCGATGGCGGACATCATGGATAAAGGATGCGCCGATTCGGTCGGTCCCCTGGACGAGATCTCTTACACGTTCACCGGGTCCCGAGACCGCGACATCGACGTGCTGCGGGAACTGTACGCCGGCCACTGGATCGCTCCCACGCCA includes:
- a CDS encoding cold-shock protein, coding for MAAGTVKWFNSEKGFGFIEQDGGGPDVFAHYSNIAAQGFRELLEGQKVNFDIAQGQKGPTAENIVPA